A portion of the Pedobacter cryoconitis genome contains these proteins:
- a CDS encoding MbnP family protein, whose protein sequence is MKLIYKYVIVIFSLLTILTACSKKDDVQPVSANKATLSLQFDNIAGDRNLQLNTGTYKNAAGEQFSVQLLQYFISNIKVKTKDGQEFTVPQEESYFLVKESDGASQFCKVKVPEGDYQTLTFTLGVDSLRNTMDITKRTGVLDPTGGMDDGMYWGWNSGYIFFKMEGTSEQAPIDPTGVRKFRFHIGGFGGYSAPTFNNIKTVTVDLSAAGIARVRAGRESNVHFMVDVMKIFNGKTNISIAANPQVMFSNYSVNVANNFSSMFYHDHTEN, encoded by the coding sequence ATGAAACTAATATATAAATACGTTATCGTGATTTTCTCCTTGCTGACTATCCTTACAGCCTGTTCTAAAAAGGATGATGTGCAGCCAGTTTCTGCTAATAAAGCGACACTAAGCCTGCAATTTGACAATATTGCAGGGGACCGCAATCTGCAACTGAACACGGGTACCTATAAAAATGCTGCTGGAGAACAGTTCTCTGTACAGTTACTGCAATATTTTATCAGCAATATTAAAGTGAAAACTAAAGACGGTCAGGAGTTCACCGTTCCCCAGGAAGAAAGTTATTTCCTGGTGAAAGAAAGTGACGGGGCTTCACAGTTCTGTAAGGTCAAAGTTCCTGAAGGTGATTACCAGACCCTCACTTTTACTTTGGGCGTAGATAGTTTAAGAAATACAATGGATATTACTAAACGGACCGGTGTACTGGACCCCACTGGTGGAATGGACGATGGAATGTACTGGGGATGGAACAGTGGTTACATTTTCTTTAAAATGGAAGGGACTTCCGAACAAGCACCGATTGACCCGACAGGTGTTCGTAAATTCCGGTTCCATATTGGTGGTTTCGGCGGTTATTCAGCACCTACTTTCAATAACATTAAAACGGTTACAGTAGATCTTTCTGCTGCTGGGATAGCACGCGTAAGAGCGGGCAGGGAAAGTAATGTCCATTTTATGGTAGACGTGATGAAAATTTTCAATGGCAAAACCAATATCAGCATCGCAGCTAATCCACAGGTCATGTTTAGTAATTATAGTGTGAATGTGGCCAATAATTTCAGCAGCATGTTTTACCACGACCATACCGAGAATTAA
- a CDS encoding cytochrome-c peroxidase, whose product MGKRTLYLILLVFSLFIYACKKETNIQETVSTFLGFQRPSNFPEPVYKLENNKLTEAGFLLGRALFYEPRLSRDNTISCGSCHIQTSGFTQHGHDVSHGIDDRLGSRNSPPIMNLTWNKTFMWDGGVFDLDLQPINPITNPVEMDEKVENVLLKLKQLPKYVTLFNRAFGTAEITNARMMKALSQFMVMCVSANSKYDQVMRKENGQTFTPDEQAGYAIFKEKCSNCHSEPLFTDGTFRNNGLVIGPNHDQGRAMATLNPKDDYKFKVPSLRNLSYTAPYMHDGRFLTLSGVLAHYAEEVQATPNLDPLLQQNGKLGISLTADDKLKLLTFLKTLDDKDFVTRKDLAEQ is encoded by the coding sequence ATGGGCAAGAGAACATTATATTTGATTCTACTGGTTTTCAGTCTGTTTATTTATGCCTGTAAAAAGGAAACAAATATCCAGGAAACAGTCAGTACATTTCTGGGCTTTCAAAGGCCTTCCAACTTTCCTGAACCAGTTTATAAACTCGAAAATAATAAGCTGACTGAAGCTGGTTTTTTACTGGGAAGGGCTTTGTTTTATGAACCTCGTTTGTCAAGGGATAATACCATCTCCTGTGGTTCCTGCCATATTCAGACTTCAGGATTTACCCAGCATGGGCATGATGTAAGTCATGGAATTGATGACCGTTTAGGCAGCCGGAATTCACCACCGATTATGAACCTGACCTGGAATAAAACTTTCATGTGGGATGGTGGGGTATTCGACCTTGATTTGCAACCCATCAACCCGATCACCAATCCAGTAGAGATGGATGAAAAGGTGGAGAACGTACTGTTGAAGTTAAAACAGCTGCCAAAATATGTCACCTTGTTCAACCGGGCTTTTGGGACAGCTGAAATTACCAATGCTAGGATGATGAAAGCATTGTCTCAGTTTATGGTCATGTGTGTGAGTGCAAATTCAAAATATGATCAGGTGATGCGCAAAGAGAATGGGCAGACTTTTACGCCCGATGAGCAGGCCGGGTATGCTATTTTTAAAGAGAAATGCAGCAATTGCCATAGTGAACCTTTGTTCACTGATGGAACTTTCCGAAATAATGGCCTTGTTATTGGGCCTAACCATGATCAGGGTCGCGCTATGGCAACGCTTAACCCTAAAGATGACTATAAGTTTAAAGTGCCAAGTCTGAGAAACCTGAGTTATACGGCTCCTTATATGCATGATGGGAGGTTTTTAACACTAAGTGGTGTACTTGCACATTATGCGGAAGAAGTTCAGGCAACTCCAAATCTTGATCCTTTGCTGCAACAGAACGGTAAGCTGGGGATTTCCTTAACTGCAGATGATAAACTCAAATTACTTACTTTTTTAAAAACGCTGGATGATAAGGATTTCGTAACCCGGAAGGATCTGGCAGAACAATAA
- a CDS encoding transporter → MKKYILLLFISLCGFSTFACDICGCGVGSYYLGLLPEFNKRFIGLRYQHKTLRTHLGPGGKTSYLTTNETYQSAELWGGWNLGSKFRILYFVPYNFNERNSVETKGQKSGLGDIALMGYYNLFSSRNTVNDQLLVQSLWVGAGVKVPSGKYEPRDRDVLTESPNNFQLGTASTDFTLNATYDIRLMDFGVNVNTNYKINTANKYDYRYGNKFTTNALAYYKIRIAKTLTLAPNAGVLYETSAKDIESKKFAVDVSGGYSLAILTGLEANLKRVSFGVNYQAIAAQNLASGSVSAGNRLMIHTSVAF, encoded by the coding sequence ATGAAAAAATATATTTTATTACTTTTTATTAGCCTTTGTGGCTTCAGCACTTTTGCTTGTGATATCTGTGGCTGTGGTGTAGGAAGCTATTATCTGGGGCTTTTACCTGAATTCAATAAACGTTTTATTGGCTTGCGGTATCAGCATAAAACCTTGAGGACCCACTTAGGTCCCGGTGGTAAAACCAGTTACCTCACTACGAATGAAACTTATCAGTCTGCAGAACTTTGGGGAGGCTGGAACCTGGGCAGTAAATTCCGTATCCTTTATTTTGTTCCTTATAATTTCAATGAGCGGAATAGTGTAGAAACCAAAGGACAGAAGAGTGGGCTGGGAGATATCGCCCTGATGGGTTATTATAATCTTTTCAGTAGCAGAAACACGGTAAATGACCAATTATTAGTGCAATCGTTGTGGGTTGGCGCCGGGGTGAAGGTGCCGAGTGGTAAATATGAACCACGTGACAGGGATGTGCTGACAGAATCTCCAAATAACTTCCAGTTAGGGACGGCCAGCACAGATTTTACATTGAATGCAACTTACGATATCCGGTTAATGGATTTTGGGGTGAATGTAAATACCAATTATAAAATCAATACCGCCAACAAATACGATTATCGTTATGGAAATAAGTTCACCACCAATGCGCTGGCTTATTATAAAATCAGGATTGCGAAAACGTTGACTTTAGCCCCAAATGCAGGTGTGCTTTATGAAACTTCTGCGAAGGATATAGAAAGCAAAAAGTTTGCTGTTGATGTATCTGGTGGTTATTCTCTGGCTATTTTAACTGGTTTGGAGGCTAATCTTAAAAGAGTTTCTTTTGGTGTGAATTATCAGGCCATTGCTGCTCAAAATCTGGCATCGGGTAGTGTAAGTGCGGGAAACCGGCTGATGATACACACTTCGGTTGCTTTTTAA
- a CDS encoding TonB-dependent receptor, whose product MMKNLLCTVLLLLFCCFFKNELAAQTTQASISGIITDDLKKTIPGASVQVRNESTGFTTRTTTNAKGEYTFKELPLGTPYTVTATYIGFGEQKKTGYSLNQGDALRIDILMQDAVNNLAVVEIVGSGMKNKTETLGAATTISARDITRLPVNGRNFASLTDLSPLSKGTNISGQLGSSTGFTIDGMTAKNPTSAGSTTSRSGAPYSISIEAVREFKVVTNQYDVTQGRSGGGAISAVTKSGTNTLSGSAFTYGRADWLSSPYDINGNKRKSDFSTYQYGFSLSGPIIKDKLHFFMVWDHEKDSRPLQIANILSPADETRLKINQPTLDRFVDISRRLYGVANTPQFGSFNKKRGSDAAFARIDWQINEKNLLTVRDNYTNSRNPQGLEDNTAINLYESYGNDKNIDNSLLASLRTSISPRLTNELKAQHLYTYQLSSPGDQLPSANIPRAVVEGVTSTIGTGSLSTDIQLGGHRFAQEGFTNNVYQLVDNLYYNTDKIKYTFGVDFMYTNAHSTYGSELNGRFYFREDANTGTSALDNFESRTPYRYTREVPLVADPSVKQGIYNSAIYGQMQAKLALGLDMVAGLRLDYSSYPKGKFNQLVFDELGLRTDNSLSTLQIQPRVQFNWDINDKHQDFVRFGAGIFASDINNYATINNMVFDGNHLASIDVRGAGVPRPDFPGYRANPGSAPGQDLFGLPGVNKLTTINANANDAQVPVVYKANVSYSRFITDRLKVGITGYMTLGRHNYMYVDRNMVTDPYFRLSNEDNRGVYVPAETIQNSSPDWQQGRISNKLGRVLELNSKGKVNQFAVVIDGSYQYFKDGAISFSYTWNDARDNTSYNGNVANSATLSLPVKDDPRDLSKMTASDNQFRHKIVVYGTLPTFHGIGVGLRYSGIGGTRYTLLSGGNTNGDFVGSNDLAFIFDRNNPAVAQNVRAGLQAVLDNPNASQSVKDYILKYSGQIAERNGGVNSFYGIFDLRITKKFKLYKTHTLELSGDIFNVANLLNKKWGVNESLGTQALYSIGIPKTATTPAVDGFNKTTNNFVYRVNGAGVVKPSGNPYQCQIGLRYSF is encoded by the coding sequence ATGATGAAAAATTTACTCTGCACAGTGCTCCTGCTGTTATTTTGTTGTTTTTTTAAAAACGAATTAGCAGCGCAAACGACTCAGGCATCTATCTCCGGAATTATAACAGATGACCTTAAAAAAACTATTCCTGGCGCATCCGTGCAAGTAAGGAATGAGTCTACAGGTTTTACAACCAGAACAACCACTAATGCCAAAGGGGAATATACTTTTAAAGAGCTTCCTCTTGGAACACCTTATACGGTTACCGCTACCTATATCGGGTTTGGCGAACAAAAGAAAACAGGCTACTCTCTGAATCAGGGGGATGCTTTAAGAATAGATATTTTAATGCAAGATGCTGTAAATAATCTTGCTGTAGTCGAGATTGTAGGTTCAGGAATGAAAAACAAGACGGAAACCTTAGGTGCAGCGACGACCATTTCGGCCAGGGACATTACCAGGCTTCCAGTAAACGGACGTAATTTTGCTTCCCTGACTGATCTTTCTCCATTAAGTAAAGGCACAAATATTTCGGGTCAGCTGGGCTCATCTACAGGTTTTACGATTGATGGGATGACTGCTAAGAACCCAACTTCTGCAGGTTCAACAACCAGCAGAAGCGGTGCGCCTTATTCGATTTCAATAGAGGCAGTACGTGAATTTAAGGTGGTGACCAATCAGTATGATGTAACTCAGGGAAGAAGTGGTGGTGGTGCAATCAGCGCGGTAACCAAATCAGGAACGAATACATTAAGTGGTAGTGCGTTTACTTATGGACGCGCGGACTGGTTATCCAGCCCTTATGATATCAATGGAAATAAACGAAAATCAGATTTCTCTACTTATCAATATGGTTTCTCTTTGAGCGGGCCGATTATTAAAGATAAGTTACACTTCTTTATGGTTTGGGATCATGAAAAGGATTCCCGTCCATTACAAATTGCTAATATCCTGTCTCCGGCAGATGAAACCAGGTTGAAAATTAATCAGCCTACGTTAGATCGCTTTGTTGATATTTCACGCAGATTATATGGGGTAGCAAATACACCTCAATTTGGTTCTTTTAATAAAAAAAGAGGATCTGATGCGGCATTTGCGCGTATAGACTGGCAGATCAATGAGAAAAACCTGTTAACGGTTCGTGATAATTATACAAACAGCAGAAACCCACAAGGATTAGAAGACAATACAGCTATCAATTTATATGAATCTTATGGTAATGATAAGAACATTGATAATAGTTTGCTTGCTTCCCTGCGTACTTCCATTAGTCCGAGATTGACCAATGAATTAAAAGCACAACATTTATACACTTATCAGTTAAGTAGCCCTGGTGATCAATTGCCTTCGGCAAATATTCCGCGTGCTGTTGTAGAAGGGGTTACTTCTACGATCGGTACAGGATCACTGTCCACAGATATTCAATTGGGAGGACATCGTTTTGCGCAAGAAGGCTTCACAAACAATGTATACCAATTAGTTGATAACCTTTATTATAACACTGATAAAATCAAATATACGTTTGGAGTTGACTTCATGTATACCAATGCCCATTCAACTTATGGAAGTGAATTAAATGGACGTTTCTATTTTAGAGAAGATGCGAACACAGGAACTTCCGCGCTGGATAATTTTGAATCAAGAACTCCTTACCGTTATACCAGGGAAGTGCCTTTGGTGGCTGATCCTAGTGTGAAACAAGGGATTTATAACTCTGCAATTTATGGTCAGATGCAAGCGAAACTTGCATTAGGATTGGATATGGTTGCAGGTTTACGTCTGGATTACAGCAGCTATCCTAAAGGGAAATTTAATCAGCTGGTATTTGATGAGCTGGGTTTAAGAACTGATAATTCACTTTCTACACTTCAAATTCAGCCACGTGTTCAATTTAACTGGGATATCAATGATAAACACCAGGATTTTGTTCGTTTCGGCGCGGGTATTTTTGCATCAGACATTAATAACTATGCAACGATCAATAATATGGTGTTTGATGGAAATCACCTGGCTTCGATCGATGTGAGAGGGGCAGGTGTACCAAGACCTGATTTTCCTGGTTACCGTGCAAACCCAGGCAGTGCGCCTGGACAGGATCTGTTTGGTCTGCCTGGTGTGAATAAATTAACAACAATTAATGCCAATGCGAATGATGCGCAGGTTCCGGTTGTTTATAAAGCCAATGTATCTTATAGCCGTTTTATTACTGACCGTTTGAAAGTTGGTATTACGGGGTATATGACTTTAGGAAGGCATAATTATATGTACGTAGATCGTAATATGGTCACTGATCCTTATTTCCGTTTATCAAATGAAGATAACCGCGGAGTTTATGTGCCGGCAGAAACCATTCAGAATAGTTCTCCAGATTGGCAGCAAGGTCGTATCAGTAATAAGTTAGGCCGTGTGCTGGAATTAAACAGTAAGGGTAAAGTGAATCAGTTTGCCGTGGTAATTGATGGTAGCTACCAGTACTTTAAGGATGGAGCAATTTCATTCAGTTATACCTGGAATGATGCCAGAGATAATACTTCTTACAATGGTAACGTAGCTAATAGTGCAACTTTATCTTTACCGGTTAAAGATGATCCGCGCGATTTGAGCAAAATGACAGCATCTGATAATCAGTTTCGCCATAAAATTGTAGTGTACGGGACTTTACCAACCTTTCACGGAATTGGGGTTGGTCTTCGTTATTCAGGTATCGGTGGCACGCGCTATACACTATTATCGGGTGGTAATACGAATGGTGATTTTGTTGGAAGTAATGACCTGGCTTTCATCTTTGACAGAAACAATCCAGCAGTTGCCCAGAATGTTCGCGCTGGTTTGCAGGCAGTTTTAGACAATCCAAATGCAAGTCAGAGTGTGAAAGATTATATCCTGAAATACTCCGGACAGATAGCGGAAAGAAATGGCGGGGTCAACAGTTTTTACGGAATCTTTGATTTAAGGATCACCAAGAAATTTAAACTGTATAAAACACATACTTTAGAGTTGTCTGGAGATATTTTCAATGTTGCCAACTTATTGAATAAGAAATGGGGCGTGAATGAATCGTTAGGTACCCAGGCCTTGTACTCGATTGGTATCCCTAAAACGGCAACTACACCTGCTGTTGATGGATTTAATAAAACAACCAATAACTTTGTTTACAGAGTGAATGGTGCTGGTGTGGTTAAGCCTTCAGGTAATCCTTATCAATGTCAGATTGGACTTCGTTACAGTTTTTAA
- a CDS encoding glycerophosphodiester phosphodiesterase family protein, whose protein sequence is MKYLFLIVGCFGLSTAIAQQKIDVQGHRGGRGIMPENSIAAMLHAVAIGVRTLELDCVISQDNQVVVSHDLYMSADFMLKPDGTAITKAEEQSLLLYKMPYELIKSYDGGTKVNASFPKQQKLKTVKPLLAVLIDSVETYVKAHHLKPMAYNIEIKSSAAGDVTAHPAPEMFAKLVMDVLKAKGITKRVTIQSFDTRPLVVLHQQYPKQKLSYLIANKDSFKVNLDKLGFTPDTLSPYYLMIDAEFVKEAHASGIKVLPWTVNDEQSLKKMAELKVDGIISDYPDMAVALFGSYQK, encoded by the coding sequence ATGAAATATTTGTTTTTAATCGTGGGTTGTTTTGGTTTATCGACTGCAATTGCCCAGCAAAAAATTGATGTACAAGGTCACCGTGGTGGCAGAGGAATCATGCCTGAAAACTCCATCGCAGCTATGCTCCATGCAGTAGCTATTGGGGTAAGGACACTGGAATTGGATTGCGTGATTTCTCAGGATAACCAGGTCGTGGTTTCTCATGATTTGTATATGTCTGCCGATTTTATGCTGAAACCTGATGGCACAGCAATTACTAAAGCAGAAGAGCAATCACTTTTGTTATATAAAATGCCTTATGAGCTCATTAAGAGCTATGATGGCGGAACGAAAGTCAATGCTTCGTTTCCAAAGCAACAGAAATTAAAAACAGTGAAGCCATTGTTGGCAGTATTAATTGATAGTGTTGAGACTTATGTGAAAGCGCATCATTTGAAGCCTATGGCTTATAATATAGAGATCAAAAGTTCGGCTGCAGGAGATGTTACCGCGCATCCTGCTCCTGAAATGTTTGCCAAATTAGTAATGGATGTGCTTAAAGCTAAGGGCATTACTAAAAGAGTAACTATACAATCATTTGATACCAGGCCTTTGGTGGTTTTGCATCAGCAATATCCAAAACAAAAGCTTTCTTATCTGATTGCGAACAAAGACAGCTTTAAAGTTAACCTGGATAAGCTTGGTTTCACGCCTGACACTTTAAGTCCATATTATCTGATGATAGATGCTGAATTTGTAAAAGAGGCTCACGCGTCAGGTATAAAGGTCTTGCCTTGGACTGTAAATGACGAGCAATCTTTGAAAAAGATGGCAGAGCTGAAAGTGGACGGTATTATCTCGGATTATCCGGATATGGCTGTTGCATTATTCGGAAGTTACCAGAAATAA
- a CDS encoding helix-turn-helix domain-containing protein, producing MIQNIGKKLRAIRNTHCISQKIVADQLGISVTAYSKIETGITDVSFHKVQQIADIYGVSIIDMLRIGEKDSQDEQYPDVKKQLDELSERYNDQQKKIIQLYEIIRTQKSASL from the coding sequence ATGATTCAAAATATTGGAAAAAAGCTTAGAGCAATTCGCAATACGCATTGCATTAGCCAGAAAATCGTAGCCGATCAGTTGGGAATATCTGTTACTGCCTACTCTAAAATAGAGACTGGAATAACTGATGTTTCCTTCCATAAAGTTCAGCAAATAGCTGATATATACGGAGTTTCGATAATTGACATGCTTCGTATAGGAGAGAAAGACTCCCAGGACGAGCAGTATCCTGACGTAAAAAAACAATTAGATGAGCTGAGTGAACGTTACAACGATCAACAGAAAAAAATCATTCAATTGTATGAGATCATCAGGACCCAAAAATCTGCATCACTTTAA
- a CDS encoding GreA/GreB family elongation factor, producing the protein MNITSIKIDTRPIVLSRGIFDLLKSHLRRRKLSKYNENKLELELRYARQVLHRELPEDVVTVNTRVRVKELVSGNEFTYNLVAPEHAKRKNNTLSILSPIGVAMLGYPQGAELQWEMPEGIKVFRIEEVLRS; encoded by the coding sequence ATGAATATTACTTCAATAAAAATAGATACCAGACCGATCGTTTTGTCCAGAGGCATTTTTGACCTGTTAAAAAGTCACCTCAGAAGAAGAAAGCTGAGCAAATACAATGAAAATAAACTAGAGCTGGAACTTCGTTATGCCAGGCAGGTATTACATAGGGAGCTGCCAGAAGATGTAGTTACTGTAAATACCCGGGTAAGGGTGAAGGAACTGGTTTCTGGAAATGAGTTTACTTATAACCTGGTTGCTCCTGAGCATGCGAAAAGGAAAAATAATACTTTATCGATTTTATCACCTATTGGTGTGGCCATGCTGGGCTATCCGCAGGGGGCAGAGTTACAATGGGAAATGCCGGAAGGTATAAAGGTTTTCCGGATAGAAGAGGTGTTAAGGAGCTAA
- a CDS encoding acyltransferase family protein encodes MPIKRFLALDGFRGLCALFVVIFHTHVLNSFAKHDFFRNSYLFVEFFFVLSGFVLYHTYGKKDFELKRFKRFFISRTFRLFPLHLVMLLVFILLEVAKWFAQKKGIMFNNAAFTGDYAPTQILPNLFLLQSWLPGANPLSYNYVSWSISVEYYMYIIFAFIMFWIPKMKEYIFGILSILAFIALFFHSDVLKLEALRGLSCFFAGSLCYLVYLRISKLIIPQIIFDLLELISIAAIIIVVISNFENKGAFISLLFCLTVIIFAFDRGIVSRFLKSNPISYLGKLSYSIYIIHLAVLLVILSTAMIASKVSGRNFTPMVIENNIPVRVMTTGSAIWDNLLVFVILGGIIIISNFTYQVFELKGIALGKKVIERMEAKFGSPELKP; translated from the coding sequence ATGCCGATAAAAAGATTTCTTGCTTTAGATGGTTTCCGTGGTCTTTGTGCCTTATTCGTTGTAATTTTTCATACGCATGTATTGAACAGTTTTGCAAAACATGATTTTTTCAGAAATAGTTATCTTTTTGTTGAATTTTTCTTTGTCTTAAGCGGATTTGTTCTATACCATACCTATGGTAAGAAAGACTTTGAATTGAAAAGATTCAAGCGTTTTTTTATTAGCAGGACTTTTAGATTGTTTCCATTGCATTTAGTCATGCTTCTTGTTTTTATCTTATTAGAGGTTGCAAAATGGTTTGCTCAGAAAAAAGGGATAATGTTTAATAATGCTGCTTTTACCGGCGATTATGCCCCTACTCAAATACTTCCTAACTTGTTTTTACTACAGTCCTGGTTGCCAGGTGCTAATCCCCTTTCTTATAATTACGTTTCCTGGAGTATTAGCGTTGAGTATTATATGTATATCATATTTGCTTTTATAATGTTTTGGATACCGAAAATGAAGGAATACATTTTTGGAATACTTTCTATTCTTGCATTTATTGCCTTATTTTTTCATTCCGATGTTCTTAAATTGGAAGCATTAAGAGGTCTTTCTTGCTTTTTTGCTGGTAGTTTATGTTACCTGGTGTATTTGAGGATTTCTAAACTAATTATTCCGCAAATCATATTTGATTTGCTGGAATTAATCTCAATTGCAGCTATAATAATAGTAGTAATAAGTAATTTTGAGAATAAAGGTGCTTTTATCAGCCTTCTTTTTTGTTTAACAGTAATCATCTTTGCTTTTGACCGGGGGATCGTTTCAAGATTTTTAAAATCTAATCCGATCAGCTATCTGGGAAAGTTATCTTACTCTATTTATATTATTCACCTCGCTGTATTATTGGTCATCTTAAGTACAGCTATGATTGCCAGTAAAGTGTCTGGAAGGAATTTTACCCCAATGGTTATTGAAAACAATATTCCTGTCAGAGTAATGACAACGGGAAGTGCAATTTGGGATAACTTATTGGTATTTGTAATTCTTGGAGGGATAATTATAATTTCAAATTTCACCTATCAGGTTTTTGAGTTGAAAGGAATCGCTTTAGGAAAGAAGGTAATTGAAAGAATGGAAGCTAAATTTGGTTCGCCAGAACTAAAACCTTAG
- the rfbD gene encoding dTDP-4-dehydrorhamnose reductase, whose product MKRNIIVIGGSGQLGQCLNEVISGREETFNYIFLSRSDLDFVNSEDVKRLFEHYKPLYCINCAAYTEVDRAEEDLDRAFEVNEFAVKRLAENCLAYDTTLLHISTDFVFDGDSGIPLTEDKPTNPVNAYGLSKLNGELQIQQVMEKYYIIRTSWLYSEKANNFVKTMLKLAQSRDQLQVIYDQVGTPTYAVDLAKVIVNIIKNDKNAYGVYHYSNEGVASWYDFAKAVFEFAEIDMKVLPVTSSVFVTKAKRPHYSVMDKTKIKSVMGIEIPYWRDSLNFCIQNL is encoded by the coding sequence ATGAAGAGAAACATTATTGTAATTGGCGGAAGCGGACAACTTGGGCAGTGCCTGAATGAAGTTATTTCGGGCAGAGAAGAGACGTTTAACTATATATTTCTTTCCAGATCTGATCTGGATTTTGTAAATAGTGAAGATGTAAAGCGGTTATTTGAACATTATAAGCCTTTATATTGTATTAATTGTGCCGCATATACTGAAGTAGACCGGGCTGAAGAAGATCTGGACCGGGCTTTTGAAGTGAATGAGTTTGCAGTAAAAAGACTCGCAGAAAATTGCCTGGCTTATGATACAACCCTCCTTCATATCTCTACTGATTTTGTCTTTGATGGAGATTCTGGTATCCCTTTGACAGAAGACAAACCGACAAATCCTGTTAATGCTTATGGTTTATCCAAGTTAAATGGTGAGCTTCAGATTCAGCAGGTCATGGAGAAGTATTATATTATAAGAACGAGCTGGTTATATTCTGAAAAAGCTAATAATTTCGTGAAAACAATGTTGAAACTTGCACAAAGCAGGGATCAGCTCCAGGTTATTTATGACCAGGTGGGTACTCCTACTTATGCGGTAGATTTAGCAAAGGTTATTGTGAACATCATAAAAAACGACAAGAATGCTTATGGTGTCTATCATTATAGTAATGAAGGTGTCGCTTCGTGGTATGATTTTGCAAAGGCCGTTTTTGAGTTTGCTGAAATTGATATGAAGGTATTACCTGTTACTTCTTCTGTCTTTGTGACCAAAGCAAAACGTCCGCATTATTCGGTCATGGATAAAACAAAAATCAAGTCTGTAATGGGAATTGAAATACCTTATTGGAGAGATAGTTTGAATTTCTGTATACAAAATTTATAA